A window from Streptomyces griseiscabiei encodes these proteins:
- a CDS encoding MFS transporter, producing MSTPTTPSTLTTQGHPQRWLILGVICLAQLTVLLDNTVLNVAIPSLTEELGAATSDIQWMINAYSLVQSGLLLTAGSAADRYGRKKMLIAGLVLFGIGSLAAGLAQSTGQLIAARAGMGVGGALLLTTTLAVAMQIFAPGEQPKAIGIWAAVNALGFAAGPLLGGFMLSHFWWGAIFLVNLPVVALGLVAVIALVPESKNPQGDRPDLLGALLSTIGMTALVYAIISGPEHGWTSGPVLATAAVAVVVLAAFAYWESRIPYPMLDPHFFRDRRFTGAVSGAVLITFGMGGALFLLTQHLQFVLGYDALEAGLRIAPLALTVVVLNFSGLSAKWTAKLGMPVSIALGMVLMSGGLVSVATMASGGYAGTLLGLVLIGVGCAVANPAMAHAIMSSIPPAKAGVGAGINGTLAEFGTGLGVAVLGAVLNSRFAALVSVSAASLPAALAAADTAGERAAVMSAFSSGLETSLLVGAVAVLLGGLVAAGLLRRAERAGAELVVAS from the coding sequence ATGTCGACCCCCACCACCCCCTCCACCCTCACCACCCAAGGGCACCCCCAGCGCTGGCTGATCCTCGGCGTCATCTGTCTCGCGCAGCTCACCGTGCTGCTGGACAACACCGTGCTGAACGTGGCGATCCCCTCCCTCACCGAGGAGTTGGGGGCGGCCACCTCGGACATCCAGTGGATGATCAACGCGTACTCGCTGGTGCAGTCGGGCCTGCTGCTCACCGCGGGCAGCGCGGCCGACCGCTACGGCCGCAAGAAGATGCTGATCGCGGGCCTGGTGCTGTTCGGCATCGGCTCGCTGGCGGCCGGACTCGCCCAGTCCACCGGGCAGTTGATCGCCGCGCGGGCCGGGATGGGCGTGGGCGGCGCGCTGCTGCTCACCACGACCCTGGCCGTCGCCATGCAGATCTTCGCGCCCGGCGAGCAGCCGAAGGCGATCGGCATCTGGGCGGCGGTCAACGCGCTCGGCTTCGCGGCCGGTCCCCTCCTCGGCGGCTTCATGCTCAGCCACTTCTGGTGGGGCGCCATCTTCCTGGTCAACCTGCCGGTCGTGGCGCTGGGCCTGGTCGCCGTGATCGCCCTGGTCCCCGAGTCGAAGAACCCCCAGGGAGACCGGCCGGACCTGCTGGGCGCGCTGCTGTCGACGATTGGTATGACGGCCCTGGTCTACGCGATCATCTCGGGCCCCGAGCACGGCTGGACGTCCGGCCCGGTGCTCGCCACGGCCGCCGTCGCCGTGGTCGTCCTCGCGGCCTTCGCGTACTGGGAGAGCCGTATCCCGTATCCGATGCTCGACCCGCACTTCTTCCGCGACCGGCGGTTCACGGGTGCCGTCTCCGGGGCCGTCCTCATCACCTTCGGCATGGGCGGCGCGCTGTTCCTGCTGACCCAGCACCTGCAATTCGTCCTCGGCTACGACGCGTTGGAGGCGGGCCTGCGGATCGCTCCGCTGGCGCTCACCGTGGTCGTGCTCAACTTCTCCGGGCTGTCGGCGAAGTGGACGGCGAAGCTCGGGATGCCGGTGTCGATCGCGCTGGGGATGGTGCTGATGTCCGGCGGGCTGGTCTCCGTAGCCACGATGGCCTCCGGCGGTTACGCCGGGACTCTGCTCGGGCTGGTGCTCATCGGGGTGGGCTGTGCGGTGGCCAACCCCGCGATGGCGCACGCGATCATGAGCTCGATCCCGCCGGCCAAGGCGGGGGTGGGGGCCGGGATCAACGGCACGCTCGCGGAGTTCGGCACCGGGTTGGGGGTGGCCGTGCTGGGGGCGGTGCTCAACTCCCGGTTCGCGGCGCTGGTCTCCGTGTCGGCGGCGTCCTTGCCGGCGGCGCTGGCGGCCGCGGACACGGCCGGGGAGCGGGCCGCGGTGATGTCCGCGTTCTCCTCCGGGCTGGAGACGAGTCTGCTGGTGGGGGCCGTGGCCGTGCTGCTCGGGGGGCTGGTGGCGGCGGGGCTGCTGCGCAGGGCGGAGCGGGCCGGGGCGGAGTTGGTGGTCGCCTCCTAG
- a CDS encoding MFS transporter, whose protein sequence is MATTTPAGVRAHAKHGGGTAKGAPHSGGDHAPMTHRQIMEALTGLLLGMFVAILSSTIVSNALPDIIKDLGGGQSAYTWVVTASLLAMTASTPLWGKLADLFSKKLLIQLALVIFVLGSAAAGLSQNAGMLIGFRAVQGVGMGGLSALAQIILAAMISPRERGRYNGYLGATFATAMVGGPLVGGVITDTSWLGWRWCFYVGVPFAVIALIVLQRTLHLPVVRRKVKVDWAGAFLITAAVCLLLIWVTFAGDKYDWVSWQTYAMVGGTVALLGVFLLVESKASEPIMPLRLFRNRTIALASLASLFVGVAMFAGTIFFSQYFQLARDKSPTMSGVLTIPMIAGLFVSSTVSGQVITRTGRWKAWLLAGGVLVTSGLGLLGTLRYDTPYWHVAIFMALLGLGVGMMMQNLVLCTQNQVAPGDLGAASSTVTFFRSLGGAIGVSALGAVLSHRITHYAEEGLAKLGVNGSSVGHGEIPDLDALPTPIRTVIESAYGHGIGDVFLYAAPFAVLALVFSFFIKEVPLRTNGALAQAADAPEAPAPSPAPAMAVASVPTASAEAQAPVPAAAATTAPETTGTGGGISVRGHVRGVENAPVPRAAVTLISLGGRQLGRSVAGADGVYAVDAPAAGSYVLIAAADGFQPQASTVVVNGEPVAYDILLSGTSGLSGVVRAAGDGQAVRDAMVVVTDVRGDVLAGGVTGEQGEFAFGELVPGGVTVAVNAAGFRPRALPVEVGGTGVTRIEIDLAAGARLRGVVRAAGAALADARVTLVDAAGNVVGTATTGADGAYAFTDLDGGEYTVIATGYPPVATALTVAGPGVDGHDIELAHPGE, encoded by the coding sequence ATGGCAACGACCACACCAGCCGGTGTGCGGGCTCACGCCAAGCACGGAGGAGGCACCGCCAAGGGTGCCCCCCACAGCGGTGGCGACCACGCCCCGATGACGCACCGGCAGATCATGGAAGCGCTGACCGGGCTGCTGCTCGGCATGTTCGTGGCGATCCTGTCGTCCACGATCGTGTCGAACGCGCTGCCGGACATCATCAAGGACCTGGGCGGTGGGCAGAGCGCGTACACCTGGGTGGTGACCGCGTCGCTGCTGGCGATGACCGCGTCCACCCCGCTGTGGGGCAAGCTCGCCGACCTGTTCTCCAAGAAGCTGCTGATCCAGCTCGCTCTGGTGATCTTCGTGCTGGGTTCGGCCGCCGCCGGACTCTCGCAGAACGCCGGGATGCTCATCGGGTTCCGCGCGGTGCAGGGCGTCGGCATGGGCGGGCTCTCCGCCCTGGCCCAGATCATCCTCGCCGCGATGATCTCCCCGCGTGAGCGCGGCCGGTACAACGGCTACCTCGGCGCGACCTTCGCGACCGCCATGGTGGGCGGCCCGCTGGTCGGCGGTGTCATCACCGACACCAGCTGGCTGGGCTGGCGCTGGTGCTTCTACGTCGGTGTGCCCTTCGCGGTCATCGCCCTGATCGTGCTCCAGCGGACCCTGCACCTGCCGGTCGTCAGGCGCAAGGTCAAGGTCGACTGGGCGGGCGCGTTCCTCATCACCGCCGCGGTCTGCCTGCTGCTGATCTGGGTGACCTTCGCCGGTGACAAGTACGACTGGGTGTCCTGGCAGACGTACGCGATGGTCGGCGGCACGGTCGCGCTGCTCGGGGTCTTCCTGCTGGTCGAGTCGAAGGCGAGCGAGCCGATCATGCCGCTGCGGCTCTTCCGCAACCGGACGATCGCGCTGGCGTCGCTGGCCTCGCTCTTCGTGGGTGTCGCGATGTTCGCGGGCACCATCTTCTTCAGCCAGTACTTCCAGCTGGCCCGCGACAAGTCGCCGACCATGTCCGGGGTGCTGACCATCCCGATGATCGCCGGTCTGTTCGTGTCGTCGACCGTCTCCGGGCAGGTCATCACCCGCACCGGCCGCTGGAAGGCCTGGCTGCTGGCCGGCGGTGTGCTGGTGACCTCGGGCCTCGGTCTGCTGGGCACGCTCCGGTACGACACCCCGTACTGGCACGTGGCGATCTTCATGGCGCTGCTCGGGCTCGGCGTCGGCATGATGATGCAGAACCTGGTGCTCTGCACCCAGAACCAGGTGGCCCCGGGCGACCTCGGCGCCGCCAGCTCGACCGTCACCTTCTTCCGCTCCCTCGGCGGCGCGATCGGCGTCTCCGCGCTGGGCGCGGTGCTCAGCCACCGGATCACCCACTACGCCGAGGAGGGCCTCGCCAAGCTCGGCGTGAACGGCTCCTCCGTGGGCCACGGCGAGATCCCCGACCTGGACGCGCTGCCCACGCCGATCCGCACGGTCATCGAGAGCGCCTACGGGCACGGCATCGGAGACGTCTTCCTCTACGCCGCCCCCTTCGCCGTCCTCGCGCTCGTCTTCTCCTTCTTCATCAAGGAGGTCCCGCTGCGCACCAACGGGGCGCTCGCCCAGGCGGCGGACGCGCCGGAGGCTCCGGCGCCGTCGCCCGCTCCCGCCATGGCCGTGGCTTCGGTGCCGACAGCCTCCGCGGAGGCTCAGGCGCCGGTCCCCGCCGCCGCGGCCACCACCGCCCCGGAAACAACGGGCACCGGTGGCGGGATCTCCGTCCGGGGTCACGTCCGAGGGGTCGAGAACGCGCCCGTGCCGCGGGCCGCCGTCACCCTGATCTCGCTCGGCGGGCGGCAGCTCGGCCGTTCGGTCGCCGGGGCCGACGGGGTCTACGCCGTGGACGCGCCCGCCGCCGGGTCGTACGTCCTGATCGCGGCCGCCGACGGGTTCCAGCCGCAGGCGTCCACCGTGGTCGTGAACGGTGAGCCGGTCGCGTACGACATCCTGCTGAGCGGGACGAGCGGGCTGAGCGGTGTGGTGCGGGCCGCCGGGGACGGGCAGGCCGTGCGGGACGCCATGGTCGTGGTGACCGATGTGCGCGGCGACGTACTGGCCGGCGGGGTCACCGGTGAGCAGGGCGAGTTCGCCTTCGGTGAGCTGGTGCCGGGCGGGGTGACCGTCGCGGTGAACGCCGCCGGGTTCCGCCCGCGCGCGCTGCCCGTCGAGGTCGGCGGCACCGGGGTCACCCGGATCGAGATCGACCTCGCGGCCGGGGCCCGGCTCCGGGGAGTCGTACGGGCCGCGGGCGCGGCACTGGCCGACGCCCGGGTGACCCTCGTCGACGCGGCGGGCAACGTGGTCGGCACGGCCACCACCGGCGCGGACGGGGCGTACGCCTTCACCGATCTGGACGGCGGCGAGTACACGGTCATCGCGACCGGCTACCCGCCCGTGGCCACGGCCCTGACGGTCGCCGGGCCGGGCGTCGACGGCCACGACATCGAACTCGCCCACCCCGGCGAGTAG
- a CDS encoding PPOX class F420-dependent oxidoreductase produces MAPYIATNTSVSLEELLDFVRPRHRALLLTRRADGSPQASPLTCGVDDSGRIVVSTYPERAKTRNAKRDERVSVVVLSDDWNGPWVQVDGTAEVIDSPDSVEPLVEYFRNISGEHPDWDEYREAMVKQGKSIIRVTPVKWGPVATGGFPARLVDGE; encoded by the coding sequence ATGGCACCGTACATCGCGACCAACACCTCGGTCTCCCTCGAAGAGCTGCTCGACTTCGTACGCCCCCGGCACCGGGCCCTGCTGCTCACCCGGCGGGCCGACGGCAGCCCTCAGGCCTCCCCGCTGACCTGCGGCGTCGACGACTCGGGCCGGATCGTGGTCTCCACGTACCCCGAGCGCGCCAAGACCCGTAACGCCAAGCGGGACGAGCGCGTCAGCGTGGTCGTGCTGAGCGACGACTGGAACGGCCCCTGGGTCCAGGTCGACGGCACGGCCGAGGTCATCGACTCCCCCGACTCGGTCGAGCCCCTGGTCGAGTACTTCCGGAACATCTCGGGTGAGCACCCGGACTGGGACGAGTACCGGGAGGCGATGGTCAAGCAGGGCAAGTCGATCATCCGGGTCACGCCGGTGAAGTGGGGGCCGGTGGCGACGGGCGGGTTCCCGGCGCGGCTGGTGGACGGGGAGTAG
- a CDS encoding YceI family protein — protein sequence MGLTARVRTRDGWAVAHAVVTVTDMTGTQVLRAEADAEGGVHDSTPLAPGAYTVIVTAVGHAPYAAGALVTASGRAEVGTVTLTRLGGAELPPPGPWTVDPAHSSVAALARHLGISSVHGRFTDFSASIEIAPAPDEGTKSRVEAVIRAASIDTGNATRDRHLRSPDFLDVERHPEITYVSTGLTPAGPDRWTVHGELTMRGVVRPVDLDLAHLGTGADPWGGTRAAFRATTELRREDFAMNYNQVVQAGIAAIGTTLRVELDVQAVRGEGLPPG from the coding sequence ATGGGACTGACCGCGAGGGTTCGCACCCGGGACGGATGGGCCGTGGCGCACGCGGTCGTCACGGTGACCGACATGACCGGTACGCAGGTGCTGCGGGCCGAGGCGGACGCCGAAGGGGGCGTGCACGACTCGACGCCGCTCGCGCCCGGCGCGTACACGGTGATCGTCACGGCGGTCGGCCACGCGCCGTACGCCGCGGGCGCCCTGGTCACGGCGAGCGGGCGGGCGGAGGTCGGCACGGTCACGCTGACCCGGCTCGGCGGTGCGGAACTGCCGCCGCCCGGTCCCTGGACCGTCGACCCGGCCCACTCGTCCGTCGCCGCCCTCGCCCGGCACCTCGGGATCTCCAGCGTCCACGGCCGGTTCACCGACTTCTCGGCCTCGATCGAGATCGCCCCGGCCCCGGACGAGGGGACCAAGTCCCGGGTGGAGGCGGTGATCCGGGCCGCGTCGATCGACACCGGGAACGCCACCCGGGACCGGCATCTGCGCTCCCCGGACTTCCTGGACGTCGAACGGCACCCCGAGATCACCTACGTCTCGACCGGCCTCACCCCGGCCGGCCCCGACCGCTGGACCGTCCACGGCGAGCTGACCATGCGCGGGGTCGTACGCCCGGTCGACCTGGACCTCGCCCACCTCGGCACCGGCGCGGACCCCTGGGGCGGCACCCGCGCGGCCTTCCGGGCCACCACCGAACTCCGCCGCGAGGACTTCGCCATGAACTACAACCAGGTGGTGCAGGCGGGGATCGCGGCGATCGGTACGACGCTGAGGGTGGAGCTGGACGTGCAGGCGGTGCGGGGCGAGGGGCTGCCGCCCGGCTAG
- a CDS encoding MarR family winged helix-turn-helix transcriptional regulator has protein sequence MAGQAHYEELVRQLSAIGAVKRELARMLPHECPGGSAGVLTLLGRHGEMRMSRLAELLAVDMSVTSRHVAHVAERGWIERLPDPVDKRSRILRLTPAGRAVIAELDRRGSRLMADRLSDWSDDEVGQLARLLGRLRESFDATAPPRTPAEPLRTPGEPAVAPVQPTGTSA, from the coding sequence ATGGCCGGGCAAGCGCACTACGAGGAGCTGGTCCGTCAGCTCAGCGCCATCGGGGCCGTGAAGCGGGAACTCGCCAGGATGCTGCCGCACGAGTGCCCCGGCGGATCGGCGGGAGTCCTGACGCTGCTCGGCCGCCACGGCGAGATGCGGATGAGCAGGCTCGCCGAACTGCTCGCGGTGGACATGTCGGTGACCAGCCGTCATGTCGCCCACGTCGCCGAGCGGGGCTGGATCGAACGCCTCCCCGACCCGGTGGACAAACGCTCCCGCATCCTGCGCCTGACCCCCGCCGGCCGGGCCGTGATCGCCGAGCTGGACCGGCGCGGCAGCCGGCTGATGGCCGACCGGCTCAGCGACTGGTCCGACGACGAGGTCGGCCAACTCGCCCGGCTCCTGGGCCGACTGCGCGAGAGCTTCGACGCCACCGCGCCGCCCCGGACGCCCGCGGAGCCGCTCCGCACCCCCGGGGAGCCGGCCGTTGCGCCCGTACAGCCGACCGGAACGTCCGCCTAG
- a CDS encoding RNA polymerase sigma factor SigF — protein MSADQGSSKVLTLDKSETAPDAIQAPQDLQALEDLPGPQAPPVTDLPAVSASANIDTRTLSRSLFLRLAALDENSPERAYVRDTLIELNLPLVRYAAARFRSRNEPMEDIVQVGTIGLIKAIDRFDCERGVEFPTFAMPTVVGEIKRFFRDTSWSVRVPRRLQELRLALTKASDELSQKLDRSPTVTELAAVLGVSEEDVVDGLAVGNAYTASSLDSPAPEDDGGEGSLADRLGYEDTALEGVEYRESLKPLLAKLPPRERRIIMLRFFANMTQSQIGEEVGISQMHVSRLLTRTLAQLREGLISD, from the coding sequence ATGTCCGCAGACCAGGGCAGCTCGAAGGTGCTCACGCTCGACAAGAGCGAAACCGCGCCCGACGCTATCCAGGCCCCTCAGGACCTTCAGGCGCTTGAGGACCTTCCCGGTCCCCAGGCTCCGCCGGTGACTGACCTTCCGGCCGTGTCGGCCTCGGCGAACATCGACACCCGCACCCTGTCCCGCTCCCTGTTCCTGCGGCTGGCCGCACTGGACGAGAACAGCCCCGAGCGTGCCTATGTCCGGGACACCCTCATCGAGCTCAACCTCCCGCTGGTGCGTTACGCCGCCGCACGTTTCCGGTCGCGCAACGAACCGATGGAGGACATCGTCCAGGTCGGCACGATCGGCCTGATCAAGGCGATCGACCGCTTCGACTGCGAGCGGGGCGTGGAGTTCCCGACGTTCGCGATGCCGACGGTCGTGGGCGAGATCAAGCGGTTCTTCCGCGACACCTCGTGGTCGGTGCGGGTGCCGCGCCGGCTGCAGGAGCTGCGGCTGGCCCTCACCAAGGCCAGCGACGAGCTGTCGCAGAAGCTCGACCGCTCGCCGACGGTCACCGAACTCGCCGCCGTGCTGGGCGTGTCCGAGGAGGACGTCGTCGACGGCCTCGCGGTGGGCAACGCGTACACGGCGTCGTCGCTGGACTCCCCGGCCCCCGAGGACGACGGCGGCGAGGGCTCCCTCGCGGACCGGCTCGGCTACGAGGACACGGCGCTGGAGGGCGTGGAGTACCGGGAGTCGCTGAAGCCGCTGCTGGCGAAGCTGCCGCCTCGTGAGCGGCGGATCATCATGCTCCGGTTCTTCGCGAACATGACGCAGTCGCAGATCGGCGAGGAGGTCGGCATCTCCCAGATGCACGTCTCGCGTCTTCTCACCCGGACCCTGGCCCAGCTCCGCGAGGGCCTCATCTCCGACTGA
- a CDS encoding TetR/AcrR family transcriptional regulator, with the protein MVKGSGRASVWLEGTAGKARPGRGGQPSGLDRERITAAAVRLLDAEGLARFSMRRLAAELNVTAMSVYWYVDTKDDLLELALDQVFDELRLPPADSGEDWRDQLRTLAGEYRAVLVRHPWVSPLAGTFLNIGPHALDFSLAVQRVIRRTGLPARGQAGAISAVSQFVYGFGTIEGHFVQRCATAGMTQEQYFRDAMSAVSDSLEPHEVIQHSADLMEARGGETVEEMRERDFGYALDTLIAGIEVMARRG; encoded by the coding sequence ATGGTGAAGGGGTCCGGTCGGGCCAGCGTCTGGCTGGAGGGCACGGCGGGGAAGGCGCGGCCCGGGCGGGGCGGGCAGCCGTCCGGGCTGGACCGGGAGCGGATCACCGCGGCGGCCGTGCGGCTGCTGGACGCCGAGGGGCTGGCCAGGTTCTCGATGCGGCGGCTGGCGGCCGAGCTGAACGTGACGGCGATGTCGGTCTACTGGTACGTGGACACCAAGGACGACCTGCTGGAACTGGCCCTCGATCAGGTCTTCGACGAGCTGCGGCTGCCCCCGGCCGACTCCGGCGAGGACTGGCGGGACCAACTGCGCACCCTGGCCGGGGAGTACCGGGCGGTCCTGGTCCGCCACCCCTGGGTGTCGCCCCTCGCCGGCACCTTCCTCAACATCGGCCCGCACGCGCTGGACTTCTCACTCGCCGTGCAGCGCGTGATCCGCCGCACCGGCCTGCCCGCGCGGGGCCAGGCCGGGGCCATCTCGGCCGTCTCCCAGTTCGTGTACGGATTCGGCACCATCGAGGGCCACTTCGTGCAGCGCTGCGCCACGGCCGGCATGACCCAGGAGCAGTACTTCCGGGACGCCATGAGCGCGGTGTCCGACTCCCTCGAACCCCATGAGGTCATCCAGCACTCCGCGGACCTCATGGAGGCCCGCGGCGGCGAGACCGTCGAGGAGATGCGCGAACGCGACTTCGGCTACGCCCTGGACACCCTGATCGCCGGCATCGAGGTGATGGCCCGGCGCGGCTGA
- a CDS encoding ArnT family glycosyltransferase: MTTQFDTTTSRPGGPGPGWDPSTTARQEPVVPEAPAEPTAPDSGEPGQPLTQRLWRGRPEDGRWIRPGFLLTLLLIGGLYTWNLTASGYANSFYSAAVQAGSQSWKAFFFGSLDSANAITVDKPPASLWPMALSVRLFGLNSFAILFPQVLMAVATAGVLWAAVRRRFNATAGFLTMAVFALTPVAALMFRFNNPDAALALLMAAAVYCTQRAMEKAQTKWLVWAGVAIGLAFLVKTLQAFLILPVLALVYVLFAPAPVRKRVGQVLLAGLAMVVAGGWWVAIVELWPASSRPYIGGSQNNSFLELTFGYNGLGRLNGEETGSVGGGGGGGGNWGETGWDRMFSSSIGGQISWLIPAALILLGAAIWATRKSKRTDTTRAAFLLWGGCLLITMVVFSFMQGIFHEYYTVALAPYIAPLTGMGAALLWDRRTKFWASITMAAAMTATAVWGYVLLNRSSDYLPWLKWVVLVGGLVAALGLVFVARLGRQLALAVVGLSFVTALAGPTAYTLTTLNEGHTGSIVTAGPSTRGGMGGPGGGGGMGGGPGGGGMPGQNGQQNQQGNGQNQQGGQNGQQGQQGNGQQGNGQMGRPPTGGFGGQQGQNSQQGQGNGQTQNGDGGRTGGGGGGGGMGGLINGTSVGDEAKELLEKNAGDYTWAAAAIGAQNAASYQLSTGDPVMAIGGFNGTDPSPTLAEFKEYVADGKIHYFISSGSGGGMGGSGDGTSSQITSWVQENFESVTVDGTTFYDLTQAK; this comes from the coding sequence ATGACCACGCAGTTCGATACGACGACGAGCCGGCCGGGGGGTCCCGGCCCCGGGTGGGATCCGTCGACGACGGCCCGCCAGGAACCGGTGGTTCCGGAGGCGCCCGCCGAGCCCACCGCCCCCGACTCGGGTGAGCCCGGGCAGCCGCTCACCCAGCGGCTGTGGAGAGGCCGACCGGAGGACGGCCGGTGGATCCGCCCCGGTTTCCTCCTCACGCTCCTCCTCATCGGCGGCCTCTACACCTGGAACCTCACGGCCTCCGGCTACGCCAACTCCTTCTACTCGGCGGCCGTGCAGGCGGGCAGCCAGTCCTGGAAGGCCTTCTTCTTCGGCTCGCTGGACTCCGCCAACGCCATCACCGTCGACAAGCCCCCGGCCTCCCTCTGGCCGATGGCGCTGTCGGTGCGGCTCTTCGGCCTGAACTCCTTCGCGATCCTGTTCCCGCAGGTCCTGATGGCCGTCGCCACCGCCGGGGTGCTGTGGGCGGCCGTACGCCGTCGCTTCAACGCCACGGCCGGCTTCCTCACCATGGCGGTGTTCGCGCTCACGCCCGTCGCCGCGCTGATGTTCCGCTTCAACAACCCGGACGCGGCGCTCGCGCTGCTGATGGCCGCCGCGGTCTACTGCACGCAGCGCGCGATGGAGAAGGCACAGACGAAGTGGCTGGTCTGGGCGGGTGTCGCCATCGGCCTCGCCTTCCTGGTCAAGACGCTCCAGGCGTTCCTGATCCTGCCGGTCCTCGCACTCGTGTACGTCCTCTTCGCGCCCGCCCCGGTGAGGAAGCGGGTCGGCCAGGTGCTGCTGGCCGGGCTGGCGATGGTCGTGGCCGGCGGCTGGTGGGTCGCGATCGTGGAGCTGTGGCCCGCGTCCTCCCGCCCCTACATCGGCGGCTCACAGAACAACTCCTTCCTCGAACTCACCTTCGGCTACAACGGTCTGGGCCGTCTCAACGGCGAGGAGACCGGCAGCGTCGGCGGCGGAGGCGGCGGTGGCGGCAACTGGGGCGAGACCGGCTGGGACCGGATGTTCAGCTCCTCCATCGGCGGCCAGATCTCCTGGCTGATCCCGGCCGCGCTGATCCTGCTGGGCGCCGCGATCTGGGCCACCCGGAAGTCGAAGCGCACGGACACCACCCGCGCGGCCTTCCTCCTCTGGGGCGGCTGCCTGCTGATCACCATGGTGGTCTTCAGCTTCATGCAGGGCATCTTCCACGAGTACTACACCGTGGCCCTCGCCCCCTACATCGCACCGCTGACCGGTATGGGCGCGGCGCTGCTCTGGGACCGGCGGACCAAGTTCTGGGCCTCGATCACCATGGCCGCCGCCATGACGGCCACCGCGGTCTGGGGTTACGTCCTCCTCAACCGCTCCTCCGACTACCTGCCCTGGCTCAAGTGGGTCGTGCTCGTCGGCGGTCTGGTCGCCGCGCTCGGCCTGGTCTTCGTGGCCAGGCTGGGGAGGCAACTGGCCCTGGCGGTCGTCGGCCTGAGCTTCGTCACGGCACTCGCCGGCCCGACGGCGTACACGCTGACCACCCTCAACGAGGGGCACACCGGCTCGATCGTCACGGCCGGTCCGTCCACCCGCGGTGGGATGGGCGGCCCCGGCGGCGGTGGCGGCATGGGCGGCGGTCCCGGCGGTGGCGGTATGCCGGGCCAGAACGGTCAGCAGAACCAGCAGGGCAACGGCCAGAACCAGCAGGGCGGTCAGAACGGTCAGCAGGGCCAGCAGGGCAACGGCCAGCAGGGCAACGGTCAGATGGGCCGACCCCCGACCGGCGGCTTCGGCGGACAGCAGGGCCAGAACAGCCAGCAGGGCCAGGGCAACGGCCAGACCCAGAACGGGGACGGCGGTCGCACGGGTGGCGGCGGAGGCGGTGGCGGTATGGGCGGCCTGATCAACGGCACCTCCGTCGGCGACGAGGCCAAGGAACTGCTGGAGAAGAACGCCGGTGACTACACCTGGGCCGCCGCCGCCATCGGCGCCCAGAACGCGGCGAGTTACCAGCTCTCCACCGGCGACCCGGTCATGGCGATCGGTGGCTTCAACGGCACCGACCCGTCCCCGACCCTCGCGGAGTTCAAGGAGTACGTGGCGGACGGCAAGATCCACTACTTCATCTCCAGCGGCTCCGGCGGCGGCATGGGCGGCAGCGGCGACGGCACCTCCTCGCAGATCACCTCCTGGGTCCAGGAGAACTTCGAGTCGGTGACGGTGGACGGCACGACGTTCTACGACCTGACGCAGGCGAAGTAG
- a CDS encoding RNA polymerase sigma factor SigF — protein sequence MDEEVALTVSASTAPPQEDVPAPDPASAQVTAQATAPAPEKRRGADTRALTQVLFGEMKHLVPGTPEHNRVRGALIEANLPLVRYAAARFRSRNEPMEDVVQVGTIGLINAIDRFDPDRGVQFPTFAMPTVVGEIKRYFRDNVRTVHVPRRLHELWVQVNSATEDLTTAFGRTPSTAEIAERLRITEEEVLSCIEAGRSYHATSLEAAQEGDGMPGLLDRLGYEDPELDGVEHRDLVRHLLVQLPEREQRILLLRYYSNLTQSQISAELGVSQMHVSRLLARSFARLRSANRIEA from the coding sequence ATGGATGAAGAGGTGGCGTTGACCGTGTCGGCCAGTACTGCCCCTCCCCAGGAAGACGTCCCGGCTCCCGACCCCGCGTCGGCCCAGGTCACGGCCCAGGCCACCGCGCCCGCCCCGGAGAAACGTCGCGGCGCCGACACCCGGGCCCTCACCCAGGTGCTGTTCGGTGAGATGAAGCATCTGGTGCCGGGCACTCCGGAGCACAACCGCGTGCGCGGGGCGCTCATCGAGGCGAACCTCCCGCTCGTGCGCTACGCGGCCGCCCGTTTCCGCTCCCGCAACGAGCCCATGGAGGACGTCGTCCAGGTCGGGACCATCGGGCTGATCAACGCCATCGACCGGTTCGACCCGGACCGGGGCGTGCAGTTCCCGACCTTCGCGATGCCGACGGTCGTGGGCGAGATCAAGCGGTACTTCCGCGACAACGTCCGCACGGTCCACGTCCCGCGCCGGCTGCACGAGTTGTGGGTCCAGGTGAACAGCGCGACCGAGGACCTCACCACCGCCTTCGGGCGGACCCCCTCCACCGCCGAGATCGCCGAGCGGCTGCGCATCACCGAGGAGGAGGTCCTGTCCTGCATCGAGGCCGGCCGCTCGTACCACGCGACCTCCCTGGAGGCGGCCCAGGAGGGCGACGGGATGCCGGGGCTGCTCGACCGGCTCGGCTACGAGGACCCCGAACTCGACGGGGTCGAACACCGCGACCTCGTACGGCATCTCCTCGTCCAGCTCCCCGAGCGCGAGCAGCGGATCCTGCTGCTCCGCTACTACAGCAACCTCACGCAGTCGCAGATCAGCGCGGAGCTGGGGGTCTCCCAGATGCATGTCTCGCGGCTGCTGGCACGGAGCTTCGCACGGCTGCGGTCGGCCAACCGGATCGAGGCGTAG